A genomic window from Silene latifolia isolate original U9 population chromosome Y, ASM4854445v1, whole genome shotgun sequence includes:
- the LOC141631626 gene encoding uncharacterized protein LOC141631626, whose protein sequence is MQQFLHDSNMQDMKATGSFYTWTNKHEVGDKVYSRIDRAFINDDWIDQYPRGYASFLPERLFDHCPCVIQFEEQFISRNLPFKYFNMWPMAPDFEQIVKNGWSATVEGTPMFQIVTKLKLLKKDLKALNRDQFSDVENLTHVTELSLKHFQTLLSKDPLNEDLVSAEKECSKELRFLKEVRAKFLNQKSKEKWIKDGDENSAYFHTSITRRRARIRLKEGIVRNGRCLQPHNIANLMAPLTDLEIKTAMYDIPGYKAPGPDGFSSKFYKDRWHITGQSVVNAVRNVYQAGNLLKQSNNTIITLVLKVDIPETLMQYRPIACCNTLYKCISKVICNRLSTILPDIVSPSQGAFIKGRDIVGNIFIYQDLIKMYKRKTYSPRVLMKIDLQKAYDSVEWAFVSDLLMALGFPAQFIKLVSPKRLSVMDCNCIVEKVVGRIRGLGARKLSYAGRLVLIASVLHNLHSYWAQIFIIPKTVINRIDAMCRKFLWHAKETRRFGVEEFTPIEHSSHRQDRDWMSYEPAVSSSWAWRTICHTKSTLKPLFTSGIVTYSIKEGYKWLTPAAKPVNWFPWSDVSSVRVQKQVSARRLVS, encoded by the exons ATGCAGCAATTCTTACATGATAGTAATATGCAGGATATGAAAGCAACTGGGTCCTTCTATACTTGGACCAATAAGCATGAGGTTGGTGATAAGGTTTATAGTAGGATTGACAGGGCTTTTATTAATGATGATTGGATTGATCAATATCCTAGAGGGTATGCAAGTTTCTTACCTGAAAGACTATTTGATCACTGTCCTTGTGTGATTCAATTTGAGGAGCAGTTTATTAGTAGGAATCTTCCCTTTAAGTACTTCAACATGTGGCCCATGGCCCCTGATTTTGAACAGATAGTGAAGAATGGTTGGTCTGCAACTGTGGAAGGTACTCCTATGTTTCAAATAGTGACTAAGCTGAAGCTGTTGAAGAAGGATTTGAAAGCTCTCAATAGAGATCAATTTAGTGATGTGGAAAATCTTACCCATGTTACTGAATTATCTTTAAAGCATTTTCAGACTCTCTTGAGCAAAGATCCTCTGAATGAGGACCTTGTTAGTGCTGAAAAGGAATGTTCAAAGGAGTTGAGGTTTCTGAAGGAAGTAAGAGCCAAGTTTCTAAATCAGAAATCTAAAGAGAAGTGGATAAAAGATGGGGATGAGAATTCTGCTTATTTTCATACCAGTATTACAAGAAGAAGGGCTAGGATA AGGTTGAAAGAGGGCATTGTAAGAAATGGGAGATGTTTGCAACCTCATAATATTGCTAATCTGATGGCTCCTTTAACTGATTTAGAAATTAAGACTGCTATGTATGATATTCCAGGGTATAAGGCTCCTGGACCTGACGGGTTTAGTAGTAAATTCTACAAGGATAGGTGGCATATTACTGGGCAGTCTGTTGTCAATGCTGTTAGAAATGTGTACCAGGCTGGAAATCTTCTCAAGCAGAGCAACAATACCATTATTACCTTGGTGCTAAAAGTAGATATTCCTGAAACTCTGATGCAGTATAGACCAATTGCCTGTTGCAATACACTATACAAGTGTATTTCTAAAGTAATTTGCAACAGATTGAGCACTATACTGCCTGATATTGTGAGTCCTTCGCAAGGAGCTTTTATCAAAGGAAGGGATATAGTAGGAAACATCTTTATCTATCAGGATTTGATTAAAATGTACAAGAGGAAGACCTATTCTCCCAGAGTGCTCATGAAGATTGACCTACAAAAAGCTTATGACTCAGTGGAATGGGCTTTTGTGAGTGATCTTTTGATGGCCCTAGGTTTCCCTGCACAATTTATCAAGCTAG TTTCTCCCAAAAGATTATCTGTAATGGATTGCAATTGTATAGTTGAGAAAGTGGTGGGGAGAATAAGGGGTTTGGGTGCAAGGAAACTCTCATATGCTGGTCGTCTGGTGTTGATTGCTTCTGTTCTACATAACTTGCATTCCTATTGGGCACAGATTTTTATTATTCCAAAGACTGTTATTAACAGAATTGATGCAATGTGTAGGAAATTTTTGTGGCAT GCCAAAGAGACAAGGAGGTTTGGGGTTGAAGAATTTACACCTATAGAACATAGCAGCCATAGGCAA GATAGGGACTGGATGAGTTATGAGCCTGCTGTCTCTTCTAGCTGGGCGTGGAGGACGATCTGTCACACTAAGTCCACTCTGAAGCCTTTATTTACTTCTGGCATTGTTACCTACTCTATCAAGGAAGGTTATAAATGGTTAACTCCTGCTGCTAAGCCTGTCAACTGGTTTCCTTGG TCTGATGTATCTTCTGTGAGAGTGCAAAAACAAGTGTCAGCTAGAAGGCTTGTTAGTTAG